One window of Petrotoga sibirica DSM 13575 genomic DNA carries:
- a CDS encoding YqeG family HAD IIIA-type phosphatase, with protein MNHITGLFKYIPIPREYSPDIYSIDYEKLRKLGFNTILMDYDFTITVWRDDNISDKTVNLLNKLINAGFKVAIVTNSKREKVKIIEKLTMGKVKVYTSMKKPNTKKLKSVLEELGSKESETVIIGDLFITDISVGNRLGLYTILINPYTYGLENKFKQFMAGFTKFAYNVFFYTIGWFFRAIDLAGPNEFEKSVFDIDYQHLKEKGYKILVFDFDNTLNEWHSDYLQPEVTDLFLKLKDFGFYILIASNSSKKRFKNLDIKLSELGVDLLASAMKPLRFKIRKKIKFHGYKPGEGVVIGDQLFTDVALGNALGFYTIKVKPLSKKEGLWTRFMRFFEKIALKWIRKKPTLIKNE; from the coding sequence TTGAACCACATAACGGGATTGTTTAAATACATTCCAATACCTAGAGAATATAGTCCTGATATATACTCTATTGATTATGAAAAATTAAGAAAGCTTGGTTTTAACACTATTCTTATGGATTATGATTTTACTATTACTGTCTGGAGAGATGACAATATTTCCGACAAAACAGTGAACCTTTTAAACAAATTAATAAACGCTGGTTTTAAAGTGGCAATAGTTACAAATTCCAAAAGAGAAAAAGTAAAAATTATTGAAAAACTGACTATGGGTAAAGTAAAAGTATATACAAGTATGAAAAAACCTAATACTAAAAAATTAAAATCTGTTTTAGAAGAACTCGGTTCCAAAGAGTCAGAAACTGTTATTATAGGTGATCTTTTTATCACGGATATTAGCGTAGGAAATCGTCTGGGATTGTATACAATTTTGATAAATCCTTATACCTATGGGCTCGAAAATAAGTTTAAACAATTTATGGCTGGATTCACAAAATTTGCTTACAATGTATTTTTTTATACTATAGGTTGGTTTTTTAGAGCTATTGATTTAGCGGGTCCAAATGAATTTGAAAAAAGTGTATTTGATATTGATTACCAGCATCTAAAAGAGAAGGGGTATAAAATTTTAGTTTTTGATTTCGACAATACCCTCAACGAGTGGCATAGTGATTATTTACAACCAGAAGTCACCGACCTCTTTTTAAAATTAAAAGACTTCGGATTCTATATATTAATAGCAAGTAATAGTTCAAAAAAACGCTTTAAGAATTTAGATATAAAATTAAGTGAGTTGGGGGTAGATTTATTGGCTTCTGCAATGAAACCATTAAGGTTTAAAATCAGAAAAAAAATAAAGTTTCATGGTTACAAACCTGGGGAAGGTGTAGTGATTGGGGATCAACTTTTCACGGATGTTGCTTTAGGGAATGCTTTAGGTTTTTACACGATAAAAGTTAAACCTCTATCTAAAAAAGAAGGGTTATGGACTCGATTTATGAGATTTTTTGAAAAAATAGCTTTGAAATGGATAAGAAAAAAGCCGACCTTGATAAAGAACGAATAA
- a CDS encoding DUF4911 domain-containing protein, translating to MKKEKLHPEYDIYIDIAKEDIHLLIYLVEAEAHIMNVRKKQENGHFKIIVPAGLVDEALTLLNSLKNSDIKVEVVSIEPHNGIV from the coding sequence ATGAAGAAAGAAAAATTGCATCCTGAATACGATATCTACATAGACATTGCAAAGGAAGACATTCACCTTTTAATTTATCTTGTTGAAGCTGAAGCTCACATAATGAATGTTAGGAAAAAACAAGAGAATGGGCATTTTAAAATAATAGTACCAGCAGGTTTAGTTGATGAAGCATTAACTTTACTCAACTCTTTAAAAAATTCTGACATAAAAGTGGAGGTTGTAAGTATTGAACCACATAACGGGATTGTTTAA
- a CDS encoding PhoH family protein, with protein sequence MVKNFIIDTNVLIHDPNSILSFQDNNVLIPFPVLEEIDKLKTRSDKVAKSAREVNRILDSFRNGTPLHKGIKLPEGGTLKILALEKNDDKHKIPTYLGESKDDFILYYAMFLKRTDILPTIIVSKDLNLRIKADALGLESQDYLTDKIDIKLLPDGYYITENPSKEVEEKDEYDFSELGFKEEPFPNTYLNYGNLFLRYDSKSKKFQTILMDFESEIFGIKPRNAEQVFSLDALINPDIPFVTLVGKAGTGKTLLALAAGLYCVQVEKLYNKLLISKPVIPMGKDIGYIPGDIEEKMRPWLQPIYDNLDLLFKGSGKKPEEYLTKKDLLEIEVLSYIRGRTIPNQYMIVDEAQNLTPAEVKTILTRVGEGTKIVLTGDPYQIDNPYLDSSSNGLVYTASKFKDNPLSANITMKKGERSELATVSSEIL encoded by the coding sequence TTGGTTAAGAATTTTATTATCGATACAAATGTTTTGATTCATGATCCTAACAGTATTCTCAGTTTTCAAGATAACAATGTTTTGATACCATTTCCAGTATTAGAAGAAATAGACAAGTTAAAAACGAGAAGCGATAAAGTGGCTAAATCCGCCAGAGAGGTAAACAGAATTTTAGATAGCTTTAGAAACGGAACACCGTTACATAAGGGAATAAAATTGCCTGAAGGAGGCACATTGAAAATCTTAGCACTGGAAAAAAATGATGATAAACATAAAATACCTACTTATCTTGGGGAATCAAAAGATGATTTCATATTATATTACGCCATGTTCTTAAAAAGAACAGACATCTTACCAACAATAATAGTTAGTAAAGATTTAAATCTAAGGATCAAAGCTGATGCATTAGGATTAGAAAGTCAAGATTATTTGACCGATAAAATAGACATAAAACTTCTGCCTGATGGTTATTATATAACAGAAAATCCAAGTAAAGAGGTTGAAGAAAAGGATGAATACGATTTTTCAGAATTAGGGTTCAAAGAAGAACCTTTCCCAAACACATATCTTAATTATGGAAATTTATTTTTAAGATATGATTCTAAGTCAAAAAAGTTCCAAACAATTTTGATGGATTTTGAAAGTGAGATTTTTGGAATAAAACCTAGAAACGCAGAACAAGTCTTTTCTTTGGATGCACTTATAAACCCTGACATACCTTTTGTGACGCTGGTTGGCAAGGCTGGCACGGGTAAAACGTTACTAGCGTTAGCAGCAGGGTTATATTGTGTGCAAGTTGAAAAGTTGTACAATAAACTCTTGATTTCAAAGCCTGTTATACCGATGGGGAAGGATATCGGGTATATACCTGGAGATATAGAAGAGAAGATGCGGCCATGGTTACAACCTATATATGATAATTTAGATTTGTTATTTAAAGGTAGCGGTAAGAAACCAGAAGAATATTTAACTAAGAAAGATTTATTGGAGATAGAAGTACTTTCCTACATAAGAGGAAGAACGATTCCAAACCAATACATGATAGTTGACGAAGCACAAAATTTAACACCTGCAGAAGTAAAAACTATATTGACACGAGTTGGAGAAGGCACAAAAATTGTATTAACAGGAGACCCATATCAAATAGATAACCCCTATTTGGACAGTTCATCTAACGGTTTAGTCTACACTGCGTCAAAATTTAAAGATAATCCTTTATCTGCGAATATTACAATGAAAAAAGGTGAAAGGTCAGAATTAGCGACTGTATCTTCTGAAATTTTGTAG
- a CDS encoding 3'-5' exonuclease, with amino-acid sequence MMKVKDKVFLALDFETTGLNPEFGDRIIEIAAIPIYNTKINFKYAFHTLVNPRIFIPAEVSKFHKLNNQDISNAPSLLEVFPRFKEYVGDSIIVSHNVKMDLRFLDIAAKESGMFSIDNYYIDTLEISRYYFDKGPYNLEFLSKKFNLGIKQFHRAWDDALSTAKLFQKYIKLFSFEAITNFIKKWGD; translated from the coding sequence ATGATGAAAGTTAAAGATAAAGTTTTTTTAGCCTTAGATTTTGAAACAACTGGTTTGAATCCTGAGTTTGGAGATAGAATTATAGAAATTGCCGCAATCCCTATATACAATACAAAAATTAATTTCAAATATGCTTTTCATACCTTGGTAAATCCAAGGATATTTATACCTGCAGAGGTCTCAAAATTTCATAAATTAAATAATCAAGATATTTCTAACGCTCCATCCTTATTGGAAGTTTTTCCAAGATTTAAAGAGTATGTCGGTGATTCTATAATTGTATCACATAACGTAAAAATGGATCTAAGGTTTTTAGATATTGCCGCAAAAGAAAGTGGAATGTTTTCAATTGACAATTACTATATTGATACTCTTGAGATTTCTAGGTACTATTTTGATAAAGGTCCCTACAATCTTGAATTTCTTTCAAAAAAATTCAATTTAGGGATTAAACAATTTCATAGAGCTTGGGATGATGCTTTATCTACAGCTAAACTTTTCCAAAAATACATAAAACTTTTTTCTTTCGAAGCAATAACCAATTTTATTAAAAAATGGGGTGATTGA
- a CDS encoding stage V sporulation protein S translates to MEVLKVAANSNPVAVAGALAAIIRDKGNVELQAIGAGAVNQAVKAIAIARGYVAPSGIDLVCVPAFSDVEIEGEERTAIKFFVKARD, encoded by the coding sequence ATGGAAGTACTAAAAGTAGCTGCTAACTCAAATCCTGTTGCTGTTGCTGGTGCTTTGGCTGCTATCATTAGAGATAAAGGAAACGTTGAGTTACAGGCTATAGGAGCCGGTGCAGTTAATCAAGCTGTTAAAGCTATAGCAATAGCCAGAGGATACGTAGCACCTAGCGGAATCGATTTGGTTTGTGTTCCAGCCTTTTCGGATGTTGAAATTGAAGGAGAAGAGAGAACTGCAATTAAATTTTTTGTTAAAGCAAGAGACTAA
- a CDS encoding coiled-coil domain-containing protein translates to MDVLKELENMLETLADKYNELKKEKNDLQTQYDELFGEYEEVNNEKEEMKRELEELKRKNDEIENHLNQLKSSLISRLGDEFRTGEFDNPASSNAPFQDEPDQNQY, encoded by the coding sequence ATGGACGTTCTAAAAGAACTGGAAAATATGTTAGAAACTTTGGCCGACAAATACAACGAATTAAAAAAAGAAAAAAACGATCTTCAAACTCAGTACGATGAATTGTTCGGTGAGTATGAAGAAGTAAACAACGAAAAAGAAGAGATGAAACGAGAATTAGAAGAATTAAAAAGAAAAAATGATGAAATTGAAAACCATCTAAATCAGTTAAAAAGTTCCCTTATATCAAGATTAGGAGATGAGTTCAGAACTGGAGAATTTGATAATCCAGCATCTTCAAATGCCCCATTCCAAGATGAACCGGATCAAAATCAGTATTAA
- the zapA gene encoding cell division protein ZapA — translation MKNYRSIEVKILGKDYKYKVDEPEDVINEILENIKSEVETYAKKTGGEEVDYIFLLLLLNERLNSIKTKQEIRHMVDKFSDMLNTALRSNEEDSDEQSKSIQWG, via the coding sequence ATGAAGAATTATCGTTCAATTGAAGTAAAAATCTTAGGAAAAGATTATAAATATAAAGTAGACGAACCTGAGGATGTTATAAACGAAATTTTAGAAAACATAAAATCCGAAGTTGAAACCTATGCAAAAAAAACCGGTGGAGAAGAAGTGGATTATATCTTTCTCCTATTGCTTCTAAACGAAAGATTAAACAGTATAAAAACGAAACAAGAAATTAGACATATGGTTGATAAATTCAGTGATATGTTAAATACCGCACTTAGAAGTAACGAAGAAGACAGCGATGAACAAAGTAAAAGTATTCAATGGGGGTAA
- the murI gene encoding glutamate racemase, with translation MKIGLFDSGIGGLTVLKKVIENFGNHEYFYIADNLNVPYGSKPISFLRENLKNILSFFHTMKVELLISACNTTDSIVKKTIFDTKNYRFTYVSIIENAVKTIEKNDSVLLLATENTINLGAYKEALTNKKISILEEKACPLFVPLIEEGYWDGQMAESVLRFYLQDSKSKYQKVILGCTHYPILENQIRKYTNSSIVDPADGIVDFLKNEVNLDSLDGKIKVNYLVTGNIKKFKFLSKIFMKDVKYHPIFKKIEL, from the coding sequence ATGAAAATAGGTCTTTTTGATTCAGGAATAGGTGGCTTAACGGTTTTAAAAAAAGTGATAGAAAATTTTGGTAATCATGAGTATTTTTATATAGCTGATAATTTAAATGTACCTTATGGTTCAAAGCCTATTTCTTTTTTAAGAGAAAATTTAAAAAACATACTATCTTTTTTTCACACAATGAAAGTAGAGCTTTTAATTTCTGCTTGTAATACAACAGATTCCATTGTAAAAAAAACAATTTTCGACACGAAAAATTATAGGTTTACATATGTGAGTATAATAGAAAACGCCGTAAAAACAATAGAAAAGAACGATTCTGTTCTTTTATTAGCCACCGAAAATACTATTAATTTGGGTGCTTATAAGGAAGCTCTTACAAATAAAAAAATATCCATACTAGAAGAAAAAGCTTGCCCTTTGTTCGTTCCACTCATAGAAGAAGGTTATTGGGATGGACAAATGGCTGAGTCTGTTCTAAGATTTTATTTACAAGATTCCAAATCCAAGTACCAAAAGGTAATATTAGGGTGCACTCATTATCCAATTCTAGAAAACCAAATTAGAAAATACACGAATTCATCCATCGTTGACCCCGCAGATGGAATTGTTGATTTTTTAAAAAATGAGGTAAATTTAGACAGCCTAGATGGAAAAATTAAAGTGAATTATTTAGTTACAGGAAACATAAAAAAATTCAAATTTCTTTCCAAAATTTTTATGAAAGACGTAAAGTATCATCCTATTTTTAAAAAAATTGAATTATAA
- the rapZ gene encoding RNase adapter RapZ, giving the protein MQIKPTVFLITGLSGAGKTLLLQSLEDEGYYTVDNIPPHLIEPFLNILCTSNVKKLAIVSDIRWKNPDKLAELFQNVESLAKCNMEIRKVFLKADKTELINRYKKSRRTHPLGLSLENAIDEEMKVMSEIESYCDIVIDTSSTEPTEFKKRFFQMIKEDMKKLKLNFISFGFKNGIPQISDYVFDVRYLPNPFYFPQMYELTGLDMKVMEFLEKFKETHETVERIANLAKFIQDKYTESGRLEAYFCIGCTGGQHRSVYVAQKVYEILKNEGRDVSINHRDIER; this is encoded by the coding sequence TTGCAAATAAAACCAACTGTTTTTTTAATAACTGGTTTATCCGGTGCAGGTAAAACTTTATTGTTACAATCTCTAGAAGACGAAGGGTATTATACAGTTGACAACATACCACCCCATTTAATAGAGCCTTTTTTAAACATTTTATGTACCAGTAACGTTAAAAAACTAGCTATAGTGAGCGATATTAGATGGAAAAATCCCGATAAATTGGCCGAACTATTTCAGAATGTTGAAAGTTTGGCCAAATGTAATATGGAAATTCGTAAAGTTTTTTTAAAGGCGGATAAAACCGAGCTAATTAACAGATACAAAAAAAGCAGAAGAACTCATCCGTTAGGGCTTTCCTTAGAAAACGCCATAGATGAAGAAATGAAAGTTATGTCAGAAATAGAAAGTTATTGTGACATAGTTATCGATACTTCATCAACCGAGCCAACCGAATTTAAAAAAAGATTCTTCCAGATGATAAAAGAAGATATGAAAAAATTAAAACTGAATTTTATCAGTTTTGGATTTAAAAACGGTATTCCACAAATTTCTGATTATGTTTTTGATGTGAGATATCTTCCAAATCCCTTTTATTTTCCCCAGATGTACGAACTAACTGGTTTAGATATGAAAGTAATGGAATTCCTTGAAAAATTTAAAGAAACTCATGAAACTGTTGAGAGGATTGCTAATTTAGCAAAGTTTATCCAAGATAAATATACTGAAAGTGGTCGTTTAGAAGCTTATTTTTGCATAGGTTGCACAGGGGGGCAACATAGATCAGTTTACGTTGCCCAAAAGGTTTATGAAATTTTAAAAAATGAAGGTAGAGATGTAAGCATAAATCATAGAGATATAGAAAGATAG
- a CDS encoding gluconeogenesis factor YvcK family protein, translated as MKNIVTIGGGTGTSQILRGLKWYQDLDIVSIVTVTDDGGSSGILREDFNILPPGDIRNNILALAEQETFLTKLLKYRFNEGFLKNHNLGNIILLALTRINGNNFPLAIKTLSEALKIKGRVFPASLDSLKLVAELDDGEIIFGETSIVSKNKNIKRIWLDGNTEAFGESVMAIQKADIIIFGPGSLYTSIITNILVDGIRNAINLCKAKKVYIANIMTQPGETTNYSLNDHVKELENYLGEKLDYIIANESKLPYEIIQRYQKMGAIPVKLDMEEDRRVVKSDLVYIINDEDPKIRHDPKKTSELILKCVQ; from the coding sequence ATGAAAAATATTGTAACTATTGGTGGTGGAACGGGAACAAGTCAAATATTAAGAGGATTGAAATGGTATCAAGATCTAGATATTGTTTCCATCGTTACCGTTACTGATGATGGAGGAAGTTCTGGAATATTGCGTGAAGATTTTAATATACTGCCACCAGGAGATATCAGAAACAATATATTAGCCTTGGCTGAACAAGAAACCTTTCTGACTAAATTACTTAAATATCGTTTTAATGAAGGCTTCTTAAAAAATCATAATCTTGGTAACATAATTTTGCTAGCATTAACTCGAATTAACGGTAACAATTTTCCTTTAGCAATAAAAACTTTGTCCGAAGCGCTGAAAATAAAAGGAAGGGTCTTTCCGGCTTCTTTGGATTCCCTAAAACTTGTAGCAGAACTTGATGATGGTGAGATCATTTTTGGTGAAACATCAATTGTGTCAAAAAATAAAAATATAAAAAGAATCTGGTTGGATGGAAATACCGAAGCATTTGGTGAAAGTGTTATGGCTATTCAAAAAGCCGATATAATAATTTTTGGACCTGGCAGTTTATATACGAGTATTATTACAAATATATTGGTTGATGGAATAAGAAACGCAATTAATCTGTGCAAAGCTAAGAAAGTATATATTGCAAATATTATGACACAACCTGGGGAAACGACCAATTATTCTTTAAATGATCATGTTAAAGAATTAGAAAATTATTTAGGTGAAAAATTAGATTATATTATAGCCAATGAATCAAAGTTACCATATGAAATAATTCAGAGATACCAAAAAATGGGGGCTATTCCTGTAAAATTAGATATGGAAGAAGATAGAAGAGTAGTGAAATCAGATTTGGTTTATATTATAAACGACGAAGATCCAAAAATTAGACACGACCCAAAAAAAACCTCAGAGTTGATTTTAAAATGCGTTCAATGA
- the whiA gene encoding DNA-binding protein WhiA, whose amino-acid sequence MRSMNSFSETLKLSLVNTDYIFPEAEFYGFFIGKGEIIEKESEKLIKISITSLNSFKRLYKICKNCLTDTFNVQFNNEKRLNLGGTGSIFINYQTIDEILKKNKLYLNENKLSPFLKKDPIIFGSFIKGLFLSCGSISVKESYHLEFNLKTKNLFKEDLVKTFKSLLGVNARFINRSKGSKVYIKSRDDILNILELLNAKEKVQELSELMDIRDLRSNVTRTINLISANSSKTAHSSIKQINDIQIIQESIGLDSLPNDLKLIAAFRLENEDASLSVMAESLSMKKSTLYNKLKKISKIAESLKNT is encoded by the coding sequence ATGCGTTCAATGAATTCCTTTTCAGAAACTTTAAAATTAAGTCTCGTGAATACAGATTACATTTTTCCTGAAGCAGAGTTTTATGGTTTTTTCATAGGGAAAGGAGAAATTATAGAAAAAGAATCAGAAAAGTTAATAAAAATATCCATTACATCTTTGAATAGTTTTAAAAGACTGTACAAAATTTGCAAAAATTGTCTCACTGATACATTCAATGTACAATTCAACAACGAAAAAAGACTAAATCTTGGCGGAACAGGTTCCATATTTATAAATTATCAAACAATAGATGAAATATTAAAGAAAAATAAACTTTATTTAAATGAAAATAAATTATCTCCGTTCTTAAAAAAAGATCCCATAATTTTTGGATCTTTTATTAAAGGTTTATTTTTATCTTGCGGATCTATATCAGTAAAAGAATCTTATCATTTAGAATTCAATTTGAAAACAAAGAATCTATTTAAAGAAGATTTAGTTAAAACATTTAAGAGTCTTTTGGGTGTGAATGCCAGATTTATTAATAGAAGCAAAGGTTCTAAAGTATACATTAAGTCTCGTGATGACATATTGAATATACTCGAACTTCTCAACGCTAAGGAAAAAGTCCAAGAACTAAGCGAATTGATGGATATAAGGGATTTACGCAGCAACGTAACAAGGACTATTAATTTAATATCTGCTAATTCATCAAAAACAGCTCATAGCTCAATAAAGCAAATTAACGATATACAAATTATTCAAGAAAGTATAGGTTTAGATAGTTTACCAAACGACCTAAAACTAATAGCCGCTTTCAGATTAGAAAATGAAGACGCAAGCTTGAGCGTCATGGCAGAATCATTATCAATGAAAAAATCTACATTGTACAATAAACTGAAAAAAATCTCAAAAATTGCTGAATCTCTAAAAAATACCTGA
- the nrdR gene encoding transcriptional regulator NrdR: MKCPFCGYDETKVLDSRPASNGTSIRRRRECLQCQARFTTYERYDQTRIRIIKKDGRRELYDRKKLMNGIIKACEKRPVSTDQIEEIVDNIEEQLRRSGYSEIYSSQIGDKVMEQLKLIDQVAYVRFASVYKEFRDLESFLQAIKELKNS; the protein is encoded by the coding sequence ATGAAATGTCCTTTCTGTGGTTATGATGAAACGAAAGTTCTAGACTCAAGACCAGCTAGTAATGGCACTTCTATAAGAAGGCGAAGAGAATGTTTGCAATGCCAAGCCCGTTTTACAACTTATGAAAGATATGATCAAACAAGGATAAGAATAATAAAAAAAGACGGCAGAAGAGAACTTTACGATAGAAAAAAACTCATGAATGGAATCATAAAAGCATGTGAAAAAAGGCCTGTTAGCACTGATCAAATCGAAGAAATCGTTGATAACATAGAAGAGCAATTAAGAAGAAGCGGCTATTCAGAAATTTACTCTTCGCAAATTGGTGATAAGGTTATGGAACAATTGAAGTTAATTGATCAGGTGGCTTATGTAAGATTTGCTTCGGTGTATAAAGAATTTAGGGATTTAGAAAGTTTTTTACAAGCCATAAAAGAATTAAAAAATAGTTAA
- the greA gene encoding transcription elongation factor GreA, translating to MAEQVYKLTREGYEKLKKEREELKKRLMGEIAERIKEARELGDLSENSEYEEAKNEQGMIDSRIKEIDYILDNAEIIENGGNHDNSTVSLGKKVKIKDYRLNREQEFLLVTPQEANIEESKISIESPIGRSLLGRRKGEVINIKTARGSSKKIEIKEIS from the coding sequence GTGGCTGAACAAGTATACAAACTAACCAGAGAAGGATACGAAAAATTAAAAAAGGAACGAGAAGAGCTTAAAAAAAGACTTATGGGGGAAATTGCTGAAAGAATTAAAGAAGCCAGAGAATTGGGAGATCTATCAGAGAACAGTGAATACGAAGAGGCAAAAAATGAACAAGGAATGATAGATTCCAGAATCAAAGAGATAGATTATATATTAGATAACGCAGAAATAATTGAAAATGGAGGCAATCACGATAATTCTACAGTAAGTTTGGGAAAAAAGGTGAAGATAAAAGATTATAGATTGAATAGAGAGCAAGAGTTTCTGCTAGTTACACCTCAAGAGGCAAATATCGAAGAAAGTAAGATCAGTATCGAATCCCCTATTGGAAGATCGTTACTAGGAAGAAGAAAAGGGGAAGTTATCAACATTAAAACAGCCAGAGGAAGCTCAAAAAAAATAGAGATCAAAGAAATAAGTTAA
- the lysS gene encoding lysine--tRNA ligase, translated as MDLRNIRIHQIKEMREKGYNPYKYNFQKNYTSQQIKELFDSKIEAGQQLPDQVFNFAGRLMNLRKHGKSAFTDLKDEFGRIQIYIRLDLVGQESYDFFKEYIDIGDWVGIKGYPFKTRTGELTLLALEIKLLSKALRPLPEKWHGLKDKEVRYRQRYVDMIANDDTIKTLRTRFLVIKYIREYLNDKGFLEVETPVLQSIMGGANARPFITHLNVYDIDMYLRIATELHLKRLVVGGMEKVYEIGKIFRNEGVSNKHNPEFTTIELYQAFADYNNMMELTEDLLYNIAKKVHNKAKVIYQGEEIDFTPPFKRIKMREFIQENLGIDIVEASDQELKDFLKDKGEEVEIEDRYHYLDKVWDLVEDKIVQPTFVMDYPIELSPLAKRKKDDPRLTERFELIIKGNEIANAFSELNDPQDQFERFKKQMELKELGDEEAQMMDLDFIRALEYGLPPTGGLGIGIDRVCMLLTDTPTIRDIIPFPIVKPVSFEDEEAMLKEEETNE; from the coding sequence ATGGACCTTAGAAATATACGAATACATCAAATTAAAGAAATGAGAGAAAAAGGATATAATCCTTATAAGTACAATTTTCAAAAAAATTATACTTCCCAACAAATCAAAGAGCTTTTCGATAGTAAAATAGAGGCGGGGCAACAATTGCCAGACCAAGTTTTTAATTTCGCCGGAAGGTTGATGAATCTAAGAAAACATGGCAAATCCGCTTTCACTGATTTAAAGGATGAATTCGGACGTATTCAAATATATATCAGGTTAGATCTAGTAGGGCAAGAAAGTTACGATTTTTTTAAAGAATATATTGATATCGGAGACTGGGTGGGAATAAAAGGTTATCCCTTCAAAACGAGAACAGGAGAACTAACCCTTTTAGCTTTAGAAATAAAATTACTCTCAAAGGCTCTTCGCCCCCTTCCTGAAAAATGGCATGGGCTCAAAGATAAAGAAGTTCGATATAGACAAAGATATGTGGATATGATCGCAAACGATGATACCATTAAAACCCTTAGAACACGTTTTTTAGTCATCAAATACATTAGAGAATACTTAAACGACAAAGGCTTTTTAGAAGTCGAAACTCCTGTTCTTCAAAGTATAATGGGGGGAGCAAATGCAAGACCATTTATTACTCACCTAAACGTTTATGATATAGATATGTACTTACGCATAGCCACGGAACTACATCTAAAAAGATTGGTCGTCGGTGGGATGGAAAAAGTTTATGAAATAGGAAAAATATTCAGAAACGAAGGTGTTTCCAACAAGCATAATCCAGAATTCACAACTATTGAATTGTATCAAGCTTTTGCTGATTATAATAATATGATGGAACTAACCGAAGATCTTTTGTACAACATTGCCAAAAAAGTTCACAACAAAGCAAAAGTTATATATCAAGGAGAAGAAATAGATTTTACACCTCCTTTCAAAAGAATAAAGATGAGAGAATTCATACAAGAAAATCTTGGAATAGATATAGTAGAAGCTAGCGATCAAGAACTGAAAGATTTTTTGAAAGATAAGGGTGAAGAGGTAGAAATAGAAGACAGATACCATTATCTCGACAAAGTATGGGATTTAGTCGAGGATAAGATCGTTCAACCTACTTTCGTTATGGATTACCCAATAGAATTATCCCCACTTGCAAAAAGAAAAAAAGATGACCCAAGGTTAACCGAAAGGTTTGAATTAATAATAAAAGGCAACGAAATAGCTAATGCTTTTTCTGAATTGAACGATCCTCAAGATCAATTTGAAAGGTTTAAAAAGCAAATGGAACTGAAAGAGTTAGGCGACGAAGAAGCTCAAATGATGGATCTTGATTTCATAAGGGCTTTAGAATATGGTTTGCCTCCCACCGGAGGGTTAGGAATAGGTATTGACAGAGTTTGTATGCTACTTACCGATACTCCAACTATTCGTGACATAATACCTTTTCCAATTGTAAAACCTGTGTCTTTCGAAGATGAAGAAGCTATGTTAAAAGAAGAAGAAACTAACGAATAA